One segment of Vagococcus martis DNA contains the following:
- a CDS encoding IS30 family transposase: protein MTYTHLTTDELVLIEAYYHQNKKGTYVAKQLKRAKQTIYNVYKAFDEGLSALDYYKRYKNNKKNCGRRPISLSDNETEYIQKKVVQGWTPDVIIGRAEFPISCSISTLYRLFKQGLFDLTALPMKGKRKANGYKEKRGKQAFKRTIHQRNKDYQLFNNEFGHLEGDTIVGKHHKSAVITLVERLSKVIITLKPIGRRAIDIENSLNNWFKKFPCHLFKSITFDCGKEFSNWKSISNLNDIDIYFADPGTPSQRGLNENSNGLLRKDGLPKQMDFNKVEESFIQSIASKRNNIPRKSLNYKTPLEVFLSYVDNDILSSLI from the coding sequence ATGACCTATACACATCTTACTACAGACGAGCTAGTTTTGATAGAAGCTTATTACCATCAAAATAAAAAAGGAACATACGTTGCGAAACAATTGAAACGAGCAAAACAGACTATCTATAATGTTTACAAAGCTTTTGATGAGGGATTATCTGCACTAGATTACTATAAAAGATACAAAAATAATAAAAAGAATTGTGGCAGGCGTCCTATTTCTTTATCTGATAATGAAACAGAATACATTCAAAAGAAGGTTGTTCAAGGATGGACTCCAGATGTCATTATTGGTCGTGCTGAGTTTCCTATCTCATGTTCTATCAGTACTCTTTATAGATTATTTAAGCAAGGACTGTTTGATTTGACCGCATTACCTATGAAAGGTAAAAGGAAAGCGAATGGTTATAAAGAAAAAAGAGGTAAACAAGCCTTTAAAAGAACCATCCATCAACGTAATAAGGACTATCAACTCTTTAATAATGAATTTGGTCACCTTGAAGGTGACACAATTGTTGGAAAACATCATAAAAGTGCTGTTATCACACTCGTTGAAAGACTATCGAAAGTGATTATTACGTTAAAACCAATAGGCAGACGAGCAATAGATATCGAAAATAGTTTAAATAATTGGTTTAAAAAGTTTCCATGCCATCTATTTAAATCAATCACATTCGATTGTGGTAAAGAATTTTCTAATTGGAAATCAATCAGCAATCTAAATGATATTGATATTTATTTTGCCGATCCAGGAACACCATCACAACGTGGCTTAAATGAAAACTCTAATGGGTTATTACGTAAAGATGGATTACCTAAACAAATGGATTTCAACAAAGTTGAGGAATCTTTTATCCAATCTATCGCTTCTAAAAGAAATAATATTCCTAGAAAATCATTAAACTATAAAACACCATTGGAAGTATTTTTGAGTTATGTAGACAACGATATTTTGTCTAGCTTAATTTGA
- a CDS encoding GNAT family N-acetyltransferase, with amino-acid sequence MTKSLETPHLKLRKMTVADATEVFENWTSSEVVAKYLTWEHHTSIEITEEYLTYEEKNRREGWGIVLKETNQLIGNIAVVDDKKQLKTKTIGYVLGENFWNKGYMSEALTRVIDFLFETTDVNRIEAEHDVNNPSSGRVMEKSGMLFEGIFREAGLNNQGIVDVAVYSVLRSDYLR; translated from the coding sequence ATGACTAAAAGTTTAGAAACCCCACATTTAAAATTAAGAAAAATGACTGTAGCTGATGCTACTGAGGTTTTTGAGAACTGGACAAGTTCTGAGGTAGTTGCTAAATATTTAACATGGGAACATCACACGTCAATAGAAATTACAGAAGAATATTTAACTTATGAAGAAAAAAATAGACGTGAAGGGTGGGGCATTGTTTTAAAAGAAACTAATCAATTGATTGGTAACATAGCAGTTGTTGATGACAAAAAGCAACTCAAAACAAAAACAATAGGATATGTTTTAGGTGAAAATTTTTGGAATAAAGGATATATGAGTGAAGCCTTAACAAGAGTGATTGATTTTTTATTTGAAACAACAGATGTGAATCGAATTGAAGCTGAACATGATGTAAATAACCCAAGTTCTGGGCGCGTTATGGAAAAATCAGGTATGTTATTCGAAGGTATTTTTAGGGAAGCGGGATTGAATAATCAAGGTATCGTTGACGTAGCTGTTTATAGTGTACTACGCTCTGACTATTTAAGATAA
- a CDS encoding M28 family peptidase gives MRESSKILLDKYQVRKSTQQKEVFADWISSHLKEYGYDVKRDNYSKNGTNLVVGDIDKADVMLTAHYDTQANFYFPIFMGFSNWISFFLSQLWTLIPMILVLIVIVVISNVWHLDLGAKLIISLLGLFGYNMFVSYSAANKHTANDNTSGVATLLSIMEDLPIELREKVCFVFFDEEESGLIGSMAFNKKHKNIINEKPMINFDCVSDGETLYFVTKKQFRESFFSDLLELSVVTTLKDSSKDYQFGSAFKNVYTSDQIFYKNSVGVCAAKRAPLFGYYIDRVHTKRDTIFDPENIRLLSQIMIVFLHKI, from the coding sequence ATGAGAGAGAGCAGTAAAATATTATTAGACAAGTATCAAGTGAGAAAATCGACGCAACAAAAAGAAGTCTTTGCAGATTGGATATCATCTCATTTGAAAGAGTATGGTTATGATGTGAAACGAGATAATTATTCTAAAAACGGAACAAATTTAGTCGTTGGAGACATTGATAAAGCTGATGTGATGTTGACAGCTCACTATGATACGCAAGCCAACTTTTATTTTCCAATTTTCATGGGATTTAGTAACTGGATTTCGTTTTTTCTTAGTCAGTTGTGGACGTTGATTCCAATGATTTTAGTATTGATTGTGATTGTTGTCATATCAAATGTATGGCATCTTGATTTAGGTGCGAAGCTGATTATATCACTCCTTGGATTGTTTGGTTATAATATGTTTGTGTCATACAGTGCTGCCAATAAACACACGGCTAATGACAATACATCAGGTGTTGCCACTCTTTTAAGTATTATGGAGGATCTACCAATTGAGTTGAGAGAAAAGGTTTGTTTTGTCTTTTTTGATGAAGAGGAAAGTGGCTTGATTGGTTCAATGGCTTTTAATAAAAAACATAAAAACATTATCAATGAAAAACCAATGATTAATTTTGACTGTGTGAGTGATGGGGAAACGTTGTATTTTGTAACGAAAAAACAATTTAGAGAGTCATTTTTTTCTGACTTATTAGAGTTGTCTGTCGTGACAACGTTAAAGGATAGTTCTAAAGACTATCAATTTGGCTCGGCTTTTAAAAATGTGTATACTTCTGATCAGATTTTTTATAAAAATAGTGTGGGTGTTTGTGCTGCTAAAAGAGCGCCACTATTTGGTTACTACATAGATAGAGTCCATACTAAGAGAGATACGATATTTGATCCTGAAAACATCAGACTGTTATCACAAATCATGATTGTTTTTCTTCATAAAATATAA
- a CDS encoding NUDIX domain-containing protein, which yields MKDYLLELRKEVGNRPLVVAGVLGLLIENNELLLIKRSDNGLWGLPAGSIELYESPYTAMCRELFEETGLKTKESDLELLNVFGGKTQTYTYPNGDVCSFVSISFYIKAYSQHIVKVTSETKDCRFFSLKELPSDIARHEMEIINDFCDHYLSSI from the coding sequence ATGAAGGATTATTTATTAGAATTAAGAAAAGAGGTTGGCAATAGACCATTAGTAGTAGCTGGCGTATTAGGTTTGTTAATAGAAAATAATGAGCTGTTGTTAATTAAACGAAGTGATAATGGATTATGGGGTTTACCAGCTGGTTCTATTGAACTATATGAATCACCTTATACAGCCATGTGTCGAGAATTATTTGAAGAAACAGGCTTAAAAACAAAAGAATCTGATCTTGAATTGTTAAATGTATTTGGCGGTAAAACGCAAACTTATACCTATCCTAATGGAGATGTTTGTTCTTTTGTGTCAATCAGTTTTTACATAAAAGCTTATTCACAACATATTGTCAAAGTAACAAGTGAGACAAAAGACTGTCGTTTCTTTTCTTTAAAAGAGCTACCAAGTGATATAGCTCGTCATGAAATGGAGATTATTAATGATTTTTGTGATCACTATTTATCTTCCATATAA
- a CDS encoding sensor histidine kinase, protein MKLFTKNFLYTTTIIFLVTTLLLAILYVSMPKYYLYTQEKKAAKTVDDVITQIDGKSTDEIVEFLTKQFLKDNNLNFTVSDKNNLIIFPDFINFQEDIILSVDSSDLLYYSNIINKTIVTNKGQKLDVVAQYSLQQITDARDVLIRLYPFLLLMALILGSLAAFLYSKHSTKRILKLMDKTTDMRELRHDIMCDVSGNDEISQLADNINKLYNTHLETISMLKQEIKKVEQAEQSKSNFMRMASHELKTPLAGMTGIVDGMIYNVGKFKDRDTYLLVCQKLLKEQADLIQNILSVTSLDTLDSVHHTKETICLAELIENQLETYRLLGDLGEYIITINLDKQDYIEGNRLMVDQVISNVLSNAFRYTPYGKTVAITLANHQLIVENDCLPIDIQSIEQLFEPFYRFDDSRDKKTGGTGLGLYIVKQVAEKNHWRITINVTDKNTFKIVIDFK, encoded by the coding sequence ATGAAGTTATTTACCAAAAATTTTTTATACACGACTACCATTATCTTTCTCGTTACGACTCTTCTTTTAGCTATTTTATATGTCAGTATGCCAAAGTATTATCTCTATACACAAGAAAAAAAAGCGGCCAAAACGGTCGATGATGTTATAACCCAAATTGACGGCAAATCAACAGACGAAATTGTCGAGTTTTTAACAAAACAATTTTTAAAAGATAACAATTTGAATTTTACTGTTTCTGATAAAAATAATTTAATTATATTTCCAGACTTTATTAATTTCCAGGAAGATATCATTCTATCCGTCGATAGTTCTGACTTATTGTATTACTCGAATATCATTAATAAAACAATTGTCACTAATAAAGGACAAAAACTTGATGTAGTAGCCCAATATTCATTGCAACAAATAACCGATGCAAGAGATGTCCTAATCCGTTTGTATCCTTTTCTATTGCTGATGGCACTGATACTTGGAAGTCTGGCTGCATTTCTTTACAGCAAACACTCAACTAAACGAATATTGAAATTGATGGATAAAACAACTGATATGCGCGAATTAAGGCATGATATTATGTGTGATGTATCGGGCAATGATGAAATTTCACAACTAGCTGATAATATCAACAAACTCTATAATACTCATTTAGAAACGATTTCGATGCTCAAACAAGAAATAAAAAAAGTTGAACAAGCTGAACAATCAAAATCGAATTTTATGCGAATGGCCTCCCATGAATTAAAAACACCACTCGCTGGTATGACTGGTATTGTTGATGGCATGATTTATAATGTGGGAAAATTTAAAGATCGTGATACCTATCTTCTAGTTTGCCAAAAACTGTTAAAAGAACAAGCAGATTTGATCCAAAATATTTTATCAGTCACGTCGTTAGACACACTTGATTCTGTGCACCACACAAAAGAAACCATTTGCCTAGCTGAGTTAATCGAAAATCAATTAGAAACCTATCGATTGCTTGGAGATTTAGGAGAATACATCATCACCATAAATCTTGATAAGCAAGACTATATCGAGGGTAATCGCTTGATGGTTGACCAAGTTATATCAAACGTTTTGAGCAATGCATTTAGGTACACCCCTTACGGAAAAACAGTTGCTATAACGCTAGCTAATCATCAGTTGATTGTAGAAAATGACTGCCTTCCAATTGATATTCAATCAATCGAACAACTATTTGAACCTTTTTATCGCTTTGATGATAGCCGAGATAAAAAAACTGGTGGAACAGGCTTAGGCTTATACATCGTAAAACAAGTAGCCGAAAAAAATCATTGGCGGATAACTATCAATGTGACAGATAAAAATACGTTTAAAATAGTGATAGACTTTAAATAA
- a CDS encoding response regulator transcription factor has translation MADILVVEDDPVINQVITEFLTEHGYKATSVTSGKEALNVFEQQPFDLVLLDIMIPEIDGLTVLKSIRETSNVAVIMLTALGDDITQLASFNQEISDYVVKPFSPLVLMKRIENALKYQKVIEEPLIHITPDIQIKKDSLEVLYEKSKVSFTEKEFGILLKLGENMGKVVSREQLLNHVWGYDYFSDDRILDNHIKNIRKKLPSLPLKTIKGRGFIIEVLG, from the coding sequence ATGGCGGATATTTTAGTTGTTGAAGATGACCCGGTGATTAACCAAGTGATAACTGAGTTTCTGACAGAACATGGTTACAAAGCAACTTCAGTAACAAGTGGTAAAGAAGCTCTAAACGTGTTTGAACAGCAACCATTTGATTTAGTTTTATTAGATATTATGATTCCGGAAATAGATGGTTTGACTGTTTTAAAATCCATTCGTGAAACATCAAATGTCGCAGTAATTATGTTGACAGCTTTGGGTGATGACATCACTCAATTAGCGAGTTTTAATCAAGAAATCAGCGATTACGTTGTCAAGCCATTCTCCCCTCTTGTCTTGATGAAACGGATAGAAAACGCCTTGAAATACCAAAAAGTTATTGAAGAACCATTGATACACATAACACCTGATATTCAAATAAAAAAAGACAGTTTGGAAGTTTTATACGAAAAAAGTAAAGTCAGCTTTACCGAAAAAGAATTTGGTATTTTACTAAAACTTGGGGAAAATATGGGGAAAGTTGTCTCTCGTGAACAGCTACTAAACCATGTTTGGGGTTATGATTATTTCTCTGATGACCGAATTTTAGACAATCATATAAAAAATATTCGCAAAAAATTACCTTCATTACCATTAAAAACGATTAAAGGAAGAGGATTTATCATTGAGGTATTGGGATGA
- a CDS encoding ABC transporter ATP-binding protein, translating into MLTAKNITFKYLYSEVLTDINATFESGNMYAIIGKSGSGKTTLLSLLSGLSSLQDGDILFEGQSLKNMNLRQYRKKCGIVFQSFNLINYLTPIQNIVLALDIQGYRGNKKRKAKEMLEKVDITHEQMTRKCAELSGGQQQRIAIARAIASDDKIIFADEPTGSLDTETSQLIIDLLKDLAHQEQKCVICVTHDLELEKIADVTYRISNGKLYE; encoded by the coding sequence ATGTTAACAGCTAAAAATATAACGTTTAAATATCTTTACTCGGAAGTATTGACTGACATAAATGCAACATTTGAGTCGGGAAATATGTATGCCATTATTGGTAAGTCTGGTAGCGGAAAGACCACCCTACTCTCACTATTATCAGGACTCTCATCATTACAAGATGGCGATATTTTATTTGAAGGTCAATCATTAAAAAATATGAATCTAAGACAGTATCGTAAAAAATGCGGTATCGTGTTTCAATCATTTAATTTGATAAACTACTTAACTCCCATTCAAAATATTGTTTTAGCCTTAGACATTCAAGGATACAGAGGAAATAAAAAACGGAAAGCCAAAGAGATGCTCGAAAAAGTTGATATCACACACGAACAAATGACTCGAAAATGTGCTGAACTATCAGGTGGTCAACAACAACGAATTGCCATCGCTCGCGCCATCGCAAGTGATGATAAAATTATTTTTGCTGACGAACCGACAGGAAGCCTAGATACAGAAACTAGCCAGCTCATCATCGATCTGCTTAAAGACTTAGCTCACCAAGAACAAAAGTGCGTTATTTGTGTGACACATGATTTAGAATTAGAAAAAATAGCGGATGTAACGTATCGAATTTCTAATGGAAAACTATACGAATGA
- a CDS encoding ABC transporter permease, with the protein MGNIQESGMPDGYKTPTQYLFGVDNFNQVDSFKNGYASLVEGEAPYKSTKKNPVVISKKLAETNNLKIGDTYKINGGYSSSKPVDCTIVGLFDYLEPKKQTDSNPMNFVDPMEKEVNKIYTTTKVAEDTIKLDDPSKHQMNYDFIKLKLTSSDKIDTIISKIKKEFNYDWTYTKFISDKDQISNMTASIDQLSNIANIVILLGTITTLIILFLFMLFSFKDRIFEFGLLSSLGESSVGIMIQAILESTIILFISFSIAVGVSQPIANTVGNQILSNTVEQAKENSNTNNNQINNGQMIVQPNMIEEEEKEPIDSISIKTLKSNTILISLGIIFAILLIATTVPLLMLLRKDPKTILLRTE; encoded by the coding sequence ATGGGAAATATACAAGAAAGTGGCATGCCCGATGGATATAAAACACCTACTCAGTATTTATTTGGTGTTGATAATTTCAACCAAGTTGATTCGTTTAAGAACGGCTATGCATCTTTAGTTGAAGGTGAAGCACCCTATAAATCAACTAAAAAAAATCCCGTTGTTATTTCAAAAAAATTAGCTGAAACAAATAATCTTAAAATTGGAGATACGTATAAAATTAATGGTGGCTACTCATCAAGCAAACCTGTTGATTGTACTATAGTTGGATTGTTTGATTACTTAGAACCCAAGAAACAAACAGATTCAAATCCAATGAACTTTGTAGACCCTATGGAAAAAGAAGTAAATAAAATCTATACAACAACAAAAGTCGCTGAAGATACCATTAAATTAGACGATCCGTCTAAACATCAAATGAATTATGACTTTATTAAATTGAAATTAACAAGTTCTGATAAAATTGACACAATTATTTCAAAGATAAAAAAAGAATTCAATTATGATTGGACATATACAAAATTTATTTCTGATAAGGATCAAATTTCTAATATGACCGCTTCTATTGATCAATTATCAAATATCGCCAATATCGTTATACTATTAGGAACGATTACCACACTCATTATCTTATTTTTATTTATGTTATTTTCATTTAAGGATAGGATTTTTGAGTTCGGATTACTTTCTTCGCTTGGTGAATCTTCTGTTGGGATTATGATACAAGCGATACTAGAGTCTACAATCATTTTATTCATATCTTTCTCGATAGCAGTTGGAGTTAGTCAACCTATTGCAAATACAGTTGGAAACCAAATACTTTCCAATACAGTAGAACAAGCAAAAGAAAACTCAAATACTAATAATAACCAAATTAATAACGGACAAATGATAGTTCAACCCAATATGATTGAAGAAGAAGAAAAAGAGCCTATTGATAGCATATCCATCAAAACCCTAAAATCCAATACAATACTCATATCTTTAGGTATTATCTTTGCTATTTTACTCATTGCTACAACTGTGCCACTATTAATGTTACTTAGAAAAGACCCAAAAACAATCTTACTAAGAACTGAATAA
- the licT gene encoding BglG family transcription antiterminator LicT: protein MIIERVLNNNTVISSNGKGLDILLMGKGIAFGKKKGSEVEMDQVEKTFILQDKNNQNKFTELLINVPMEYVLVSEKIINFGKIKLGKALNEIIYINLTDHIHSTIERYKDGIILKNPLVWDIARFYPDEYTVGEKALAIIKSDLNVELEIDEAAFIALHFINASDSKSNEYAYEITSITKKIDEIVKEHYNTEFDESSLDYYRFITHVKFFAQRLLAKEHYDDEDDELLETLRMKYENEYTCSIKIKEYILQDYKYELSATELVYLTAHIRRITKNLS, encoded by the coding sequence ATGATCATAGAAAGAGTATTAAATAATAATACCGTTATCTCATCTAATGGTAAGGGATTAGATATATTGTTAATGGGTAAAGGTATCGCTTTTGGCAAAAAGAAAGGTTCCGAGGTCGAGATGGACCAAGTGGAAAAGACATTCATTTTGCAGGATAAAAATAATCAAAACAAATTTACAGAATTGTTGATAAATGTGCCGATGGAGTATGTTTTAGTTTCTGAAAAAATTATTAATTTTGGAAAAATAAAACTTGGTAAGGCTCTAAATGAAATAATTTATATTAATTTGACGGATCATATACACTCAACTATTGAAAGATACAAAGATGGCATTATTTTAAAAAACCCATTAGTTTGGGATATAGCCAGATTTTATCCAGATGAGTATACAGTAGGAGAGAAAGCACTCGCTATTATTAAATCAGATTTAAACGTCGAATTAGAAATAGATGAAGCTGCATTTATTGCTTTACATTTTATTAATGCTTCTGATAGTAAAAGTAATGAGTATGCGTACGAAATTACGAGTATTACAAAGAAAATAGATGAAATCGTAAAAGAGCATTACAATACTGAATTTGATGAATCATCTCTTGACTATTACAGATTTATAACGCACGTCAAGTTCTTCGCACAAAGATTATTAGCAAAAGAGCATTATGATGATGAAGATGATGAGTTGCTTGAAACATTAAGAATGAAGTATGAAAATGAGTATACTTGCTCGATAAAAATAAAAGAGTATATTTTGCAAGATTATAAATATGAGTTAAGTGCAACAGAGTTAGTTTATCTAACGGCGCATATTAGAAGAATAACCAAAAATTTAAGTTAA
- a CDS encoding beta-glucoside-specific PTS transporter subunit IIABC, which produces MDYKKTSQDIYEALGEDKNITSVTHCMTRLRVKLKDSTLVNDDDVKNIPGVMGVMKKGGQYQIVLGNDVNKYYKEFIKLGHFETGESDNEPKEKTSVLNSIVDVITSCMSPLIPALIGGGMIKVLLIVLPMINLLSKDSQTFNVLTFFGDAPFYFIPIMLAYTAAQKFKVQPMLAVTVAGIMLHPNFVAMVAEGDPLSIFGLPITLASYGSSVIPILIVVWLMSYIERFFDKIIPTVIQSFAKPLLVIIVSGVLALVVIGPLGTFVGEGLSTIMIWLQDKAGWLALGLMAAFMPLIVMTGMHWAFAPIFLIASFQNPDMLILPAMLASNIAQGASALAVSFKSKNKTTKQTALAASLSALIAGVTEPGLYGIALKFKKPLYASMLASGIMGVFAGFVNLESYAFAVPSFVSIPQFIGENGNSNIINALIVAIGSFILSFVFTWIYGFNEDNTVQTKKETNETSSKQDIPVSSDPKKVYSPVVGQLTSLEKVNDPTFSEKIMGDGVAVIPESNTIVSPFNGTVTAVFPTKHAIGLTSDSGIELLIHIGIDTVELNGQHFEAFVKSGDKVERGQNLIDVDIEKVKEAGYDIVTPIIVTNTSNYIDVVVPKDSGEVSNNDAILYTI; this is translated from the coding sequence ATGGATTACAAGAAAACATCTCAAGATATATATGAAGCTTTAGGGGAAGATAAAAATATTACTTCGGTAACTCACTGTATGACACGTCTGAGAGTAAAGTTAAAAGACTCTACTTTAGTAAATGATGATGACGTTAAAAATATTCCTGGTGTTATGGGAGTGATGAAAAAAGGGGGACAATATCAAATTGTTTTAGGGAATGATGTGAATAAATACTATAAAGAATTTATCAAACTAGGTCATTTCGAAACTGGTGAATCTGACAACGAGCCTAAAGAAAAAACTTCAGTTTTAAATAGTATCGTCGATGTTATCACAAGTTGTATGTCGCCACTTATTCCAGCATTAATTGGTGGTGGTATGATTAAAGTTTTATTAATTGTTTTACCAATGATTAATCTTTTAAGTAAAGACTCTCAGACTTTTAATGTCTTGACTTTCTTCGGGGATGCCCCATTTTATTTTATTCCCATAATGTTAGCCTACACTGCAGCACAAAAATTTAAAGTTCAACCTATGCTGGCTGTCACTGTAGCAGGTATTATGCTGCATCCTAATTTTGTTGCGATGGTTGCTGAGGGTGATCCCCTAAGTATTTTTGGTTTACCTATTACTTTAGCATCATATGGTTCATCCGTTATTCCAATTTTGATTGTAGTATGGCTCATGAGCTATATTGAAAGATTTTTTGATAAGATTATTCCAACAGTTATTCAAAGTTTTGCTAAACCTTTATTAGTCATTATTGTTTCAGGAGTATTAGCTTTAGTTGTCATTGGTCCATTGGGAACATTTGTGGGTGAGGGATTATCTACTATTATGATTTGGCTTCAAGATAAAGCTGGATGGTTAGCATTAGGATTGATGGCAGCCTTTATGCCTCTGATTGTCATGACAGGTATGCATTGGGCATTTGCACCAATATTTTTAATTGCATCATTTCAAAATCCAGACATGCTTATATTGCCAGCGATGTTAGCTTCAAATATTGCGCAAGGAGCGTCTGCTCTTGCTGTTTCATTTAAATCAAAAAACAAAACGACTAAACAAACGGCTTTAGCTGCAAGTTTATCTGCATTAATAGCTGGGGTAACAGAACCTGGTTTATATGGCATTGCATTGAAATTTAAGAAACCATTATATGCTTCAATGCTTGCTTCAGGAATAATGGGTGTATTTGCTGGTTTTGTCAATCTGGAATCATATGCCTTTGCCGTTCCATCTTTTGTGTCCATTCCTCAATTTATTGGTGAAAATGGAAATTCAAATATTATTAATGCTTTGATTGTGGCTATTGGTTCGTTTATTCTGTCATTTGTATTTACATGGATTTATGGGTTTAATGAGGATAATACTGTACAAACTAAAAAAGAAACTAATGAAACTAGTAGTAAACAAGATATTCCTGTTAGTAGTGATCCAAAAAAAGTATACTCACCAGTGGTTGGTCAACTAACTTCATTAGAAAAAGTAAATGACCCAACATTCTCAGAAAAAATCATGGGAGATGGAGTAGCAGTAATACCAGAAAGTAACACAATCGTATCCCCTTTTAACGGAACGGTAACAGCTGTTTTTCCAACCAAACATGCTATAGGTTTAACAAGCGATTCAGGTATTGAGTTGTTGATTCATATAGGTATTGATACTGTTGAATTAAATGGCCAACATTTTGAAGCATTTGTTAAGTCAGGTGATAAAGTTGAACGAGGACAAAATTTGATTGACGTAGACATAGAAAAAGTGAAGGAAGCCGGTTATGACATTGTTACGCCAATTATCGTAACAAACACGTCTAACTATATAGACGTTGTCGTACCAAAAGATTCGGGCGAAGTATCTAATAATGATGCTATTTTATATACAATATAA